A DNA window from Zingiber officinale cultivar Zhangliang chromosome 3A, Zo_v1.1, whole genome shotgun sequence contains the following coding sequences:
- the LOC122051098 gene encoding pentatricopeptide repeat-containing protein At5g65570-like, with translation MRSPLPLFHKATFSTLVRAQRDTAITFDNYAALLRRCASERSLQDAHRIHCHMTMSGIPPLSLGNKLIDVYLKCGAIHDARQVFDAIPKPHIVSWNAMLSSYVRSQRSHEALSLYKRMLAEGVAPDEFTFSTVYKAFTDLDLVALGAAAHAHLIVSGVDATNPFVGSSLVDMYAKSGRLADARMVYDRVHNKDVILATALVVGYSHNGEHGDAIKLFQEMIKERIFPNDFTFASILIACGNMEDLRKGLYVHGVMVKMGFKLGCSSHTSLLTMYSRCGLIDDALKVFHTVPNPNTITWTSIIGCLVCNHREEVALSMFGNMLSQSFRPNAFTLSTALRACSALALFEQGKLVHALAIKVGFDSSQFVCAALIDTYGKCGQIAKARIIFDDLPELDVASSNCMINVYALNGHGVEALRIFEMMKVQGLKPNDATFVGVLSSCSNAGLLDEGRQVFSFITNHYDKGPSIDHYGCMVDLLGRAGKLEEAEGLLTKIKNPDKVLWRSLLSACKIHGRLDLAKRVARNILELDAGDNGTYILMSNIYASLGQWEEVMRMKSTIRRIKVKKDPAMSWIELDREFHSFMAGDMDHPKAKEIYTELEKLITRTKELGYVPNTKYVLQEMDEVEKERSLYCHSEKLAVAFGVMNSHGKCHKPITIFKNLRVCGDCHSWIKLVSIVVGKQIIARDSKRFHHFKDGLCSCNDYW, from the coding sequence ATGAGATCCCCACTCCCACTCTTTCACAAGGCCACCTTTTCGACGCTTGTCCGAGCCCAACGCGACACTGCGATCACCTTCGACAACTACGCTGCCCTCCTCCGTCGATGCGCCTCCGAGAGGTCCCTCCAAGATGCCCACCGCATCCACTGCCACATGACCATGTCCGGCATCCCTCCACTCTCCCTCGGCAACAAGCTCATCGATGTCTACCTCAAATGCGGCGCCATTCACGACGCCCGCCAGGTGTTCGACGCAATTCCCAAGCCGCACATCGTTTCCTGGAACGCCATGCTCTCTTCTTACGTTCGCTCACAGAGAAGCCACGAGGCCCTGAGTCTGTACAAGAGGATGCTCGCGGAGGGCGTCGCGCCAGACGAGTTCACCTTCTCCACCGTTTACAAAGCCTTCACCGACCTTGACCTCGTGGCACTGGGCGCTGCGGCTCATGCCCACCTGATCGTATCTGGTGTGGATGCTACAAATCCCTTCGTCGGCAGCTCCTTGGTCGATATGTACGCCAAGTCCGGAAGATTGGCAGATGCTAGAATGGTGTACGATAGAGTACACAATAAAGATGTTATTTTGGCCACCGCTTTGGTTGTAGGCTATAGCCACAACGGGGAGCACGGCGACGCAATTAAGTTATTTCAGGAGATGATTAAAGAACGTATTTTTCCAAATGACTTCACATTTGCCAGTATTCTGATTGCATGTGGGAATATGGAAGACTTGAGGAAGGGCCTATACGTTCATGGTGTCATGGTGAAGATGGGATTCAAACTGGGTTGCTCTTCGCACACATCGCTTCTTACAATGTATTCGAGGTGCGGACTGATAGATGATGCACTGAAGGTGTTCCACACTGTCCCTAATCCAAATACCATAACTTGGACTTCAATAATTGGATGCTTGGTATGTAACCACAGGGAAGAGGTTGCTCTTTCAATGTTCGGTAACATGCTTTCTCAGTCATTTAGACCTAATGCATTCACTTTGTCAACAGCTTTGAGAGCATGCTCTGCCCTAGCACTATTTGAACAAGGGAAGCTTGTCCATGCCTTGGCTATTAAAGTTGGGTTTGACAGTAGTCAATTTGTATGTGCTGCATTGATCGATACATATGGGAAATGTGGGCAGATTGCAAAGGCTAGAATTATTTTTGATGATTTGCCAGAGCTAGATGTAGCATCATCAAACTGTATGATCAATGTATATGCACTAAATGGTCATGGAGTCGAAGCGCttagaatttttgaaatgatGAAAGTACAAGGTCTGAAGCCAAATGATGCTACATTTGTTGGAGTTCTTTCCTCTTGTAGTAATGCAGGGCTTCTTGATGAAGGACGTCAAGTATTTTCTTTCATCACTAACCATTACGATAAGGGACCATCTATTGACCACTATGGGTGCATGGTTGATCTCCTAGGACGCGCCGGAAAGCTAGAAGAGGCAGAAGGATTACTAACCAAGATTAAGAATCCAGACAAAGTTTTGTGGAGGTCCTTGTTAAGTGCATGCAAGATACATGGGAGACTAGATTTGGCAAAGAGAGTAGCAAGAAATATACTAGAGCTTGATGCAGGCGATAATGGAACCTACATTCTTATGTCAAACATATATGCATCATTGGGTCAATGGGAGGAAGTAATGAGAATGAAATCAACAATTAGAAGAATTAAAGTGAAGAAAGATCCAGCTATGAGTTGGATTGAGCTAGACAGAGAGTTCCATTCATTTATGGCAGGGGATATGGATCACCCAAAGGCAAAAGAGATCTATACAGAATTGGAGAAGTTGATTACAAGGACCAAGGAATTGGGATATGTTCCAAATACAAAGTATGTGTTGCAAGAAATGGATGAAGTGGAAAAGGAGAGATCATTGTATTGCCATAGTGAGAAGTTAGCTGTGGCTTTTGGGGTCATGAACAGCCATGGAAAGTGTCACAAACCCATTACTATCTTTAAGAACCTTAGGGTTTGCGGTGACTGTCATTCTTGGATAAAGTTGGTATCTATCGTAGTGGGTAAACAAATTATTGCTAGAGATTCCAAGAGATTCCATCACTTTAAGGATGGCTTATGTTCATGTAATGATTATTGGTGA